A single genomic interval of Gossypium raimondii isolate GPD5lz chromosome 11, ASM2569854v1, whole genome shotgun sequence harbors:
- the LOC105761794 gene encoding protein SHOOT GRAVITROPISM 6 isoform X2, with protein MASSSSLGSSIPAPEAVQVLVSSLADESPIVREASMASLKDISPLNPLLVLDCCSAISRGGRRRFGNMAGVFQVMAFGVRALDKNDIDASYIAKLAKIVTAEIISSKELNSDWQRAAASLLVSIGSHLPDLMMEEIFLHLSGPSSGLPAMVQILADFASADALQFTPRLKGVLSRVLPIIGNGRDAHRPIFANAFKCWCQAVWQYNIDFPSESPIDGDVMSFLNSAFELLLRVWAASRDLKVRVSSVEALGQMVGLITRSHLKAALPRLVPTILELYRKDQDIELIATYSLYNLLNASLLPETGPPLLDFEELAVILSTLLPVICMNSDSKEYSKFSVALKTYNEVQRCFLSVGSVYPEDLFSFLLNKCRLKEEPLTFGALCVLKHLLPRSSEAWHNKRHLLVDTVKLLLDEQNLDIRKALSELIVVMASHCYLVGPSAELFIEYLVCHCALPEHGKIDLESSQLLFPQVKTRSTCPKELRAICEKGLLLVTITIPEMEHILWPFLLKMIIPRAYTGAIAIVCRCIAELCRHRSSYNNNIVGDYKARDDIPSPEELLARLVVLLHNPLAREQHATQILKVLSYLAPLFPRNINLFWQDEIQKMKAYISDPEDLKLDPSYQETWDEMIINFLAESLDVIHDNDWMLSLGNAFTKQYALYTPDDEHSAVLHRCLGMLLQKVNDRAYVRGKIDWMYKQANIAIPINRLGLAKSMGLVAASHLDTVLDKLKDILDNVGQSIFQRFLAFFSESYRTEESDDVHAALALMYGYAARYAPSVVIEARIDALVGTNMLSRLLHVRHPKAKQAVITAIDLLGRAVAKAAENGAPFPLKRRDMLLDYILTLMGREETDGFADSSLELLRTQALALNACTTLVSVEPKLTIETRNHVMKATLGFFALPNDPIDVVNPLIDNLITLLCAILLTSGEDGRSRAEQLLHILRKIDQYVSSSVDYQRRRGCLAVYEMLDKFRVLCICGYCPLGCHGGCTHGKQIDRTQGKFSNLPSAFVLPSREALSLGDRVITYLPRCADADSEIRKISAQILDQLFNISLSLPKPLGSSVYGDIELCYVALSSLEDVIAILRSDASIDPSEVFNRIVASVCTLMTKEELVGTLHCCMPAICDRIKQSAEGAILAVIEFVAKRGSELSESDVSRTAQSLLSAAGHVTEKQLRLEVLGAISSLSENTNAKIVFNEVLAAAGRDIVTKDISRLRGGWPMQDAFHAFSQHTVLSVLFLEHLISVLNQTRVTKSSDPGKGENSSLVSETQLEDEILQAAIFALTSFFRGGGKVGKRAVEHSYSSVLAALVLQLGSCHGLATSGRHEPLRALLTAFKAFCECVGDLEMGKILARDSEHNEKWINLIGDLADCISMKRPKEVQNICKIFSKSLNLQENFQREAAAAAVSEFIQYGSGFCSLLEEMVEVLCRHVSDESPTVRCLCLRGLVKIPSAHIDQYTTQVLGVILALLDDLDESVQLTAVSCLLMILESSPNDAVEPILLKLSVRLRNLQISMNAKMRADAFAAFGALSNYGIQAHKDAFLEQIHATLSRLILHLHDDELSVRLTCRNTLKRFAPLMEIEGLLVLFNSHIVNSDHRSDYEDFVRDFTKQFLQHLPSRVDTYMVSTIQAFDAPWPIIQANAIYVSSSILSLSDDRHILTLYYSQVFGMLVSKMSRSTDAIVRATSSSAFGLLLKSTNSVPWKAARLERLDVTTKGQPDLNEQTLPERVTILTPQDNKDSTST; from the exons ATGGCTTCTTCGAGCTCCCTCGGGAGCTCAATTCCCGCTCCAG AGGCCGTTCAAGTTCTCGTTTCTTCGTTAGCGGATGAATCGCCTATCGTCAGGGAAGCATCCATGGCTTCGCTTAAAGACATTTCTCCACt GAATCCTCTCCTCGTCCTCGACTGTTGTTCCGCCATTTCTCGAGGTGGCCGTCGG AGATTTGGTAATATGGCTGGAGTTTTCCAAGTAATGGCATTTGGAGTTCGTGCTTTAGATAAAAATGACATTGATGCTTCTTATATTGCCAAGCTTGCTAAAATTGTCACTGCTGAGATCATCTCTTCCAAG GAACTCAATTCAGATTGGCAAAGGGCAGCAGCAAGTCTACTTGTTTCTATTGGCTCACATCTGCCTGACCTT ATGATGGAAGAAATATTTCTTCATTTGTCTGGACCAAGCTCAGGTTTGCCAGCTATGGTTCAAATACTTGCTGATTTCGCTTCTGCTGATG CTTTGCAGTTCACTCCACGTTTGAAAGGTGTCCTTTCGCGAGTTCTACCTATTATCGGAAATGGAAGAGATGCCCACAGGCCAATATTTGCAAATG CTTTCAAGTGCTGGTGTCAAGCTGTATGGCAATATAACATTGATTTCCCTTCAGAATCCCCCATTGATGGTGATGTCAT GTCATTTCTAAATTCTGCTTTTGAACTTTTATTGAGAGTTTGGGCTGCTTCACGGGATCTTAAG gTTCGGGTATCTTCTGTGGAAGCATTAGGTCAGATGGTTGGCCTTATCACCCGCTCACATTTAAAGGCAGCTTTACCAAGACTTGTCCCTACCATATTGGAGTT GTATAGAAAGGATCAAGATATTGAACTTATTGCAACCTATAGTCTTTATAATCTCCTGAATGCTTCCTTACTTCCAGAAACAGGCCCTCCTTTGCTAGATTTTGAG GAGCTCGCAGTTATATTATCCACTCTCCTCCCTGTCATTTGCATGAATAGTGACAGCAAAGAGTATTCAAAATTTTCTGTGGCTCTGAAG ACATACAATGAAGTACAGCGTTGCTTTTTGTCAGTTGGCTCCGTATACCCTGaggatttattttcttttcttctgaaT AAATGTAGATTAAAGGAGGAGCCTTTAACTTTTGGCGCCCTCTGTGTTTTGAAGCATCTTTTGCCCAG GTCATCTGAAGCTTGGCACAATAAAAGGCATTTGCTAGTGGATACTGTAAAGTTGTTGCTGGATGAGCAAAATTTAGATATCCGAAAGGCTCTCTCTGAG TTGATTGTGGTGATGGCTTCACATTGTTACCTGGTTGGGCCGTCCGCAGAGTTGTTTATCGAGTATCTTGTATGCCATTGTGCTTTACCAGAACACGGAAAAATTGATCTTGAAAGCTCCCAG TTATTGTTTCCCCAGGTGAAGACAAGATCAACTTGTCCAAAAGAATTAAGAGCAATATGTGAAAAAGGTCTTCTTCTTGTAACTATCACAATTCCTGAAATGGAG CACATTCTTTGGCCATTTCTGTTGAAGATGATCATTCCTCGGGCTTACACTGGTGCAATTGCCATA GTATGCAGATGCATTGCAGAATTATGCAGACATAGATCTTCTTATAACAATAATATAGTTGGTGATTATAAAGCTCGTGATGATATTCCAAGTCCAGAG GAGCTGCTTGCACGCTTGGTTGTTCTTTTGCACAACCCTTTGGCAAGGGAGCAGCATGCAACTCAGATTTTGAAA GTCCTCTCTTATTTGGCACCTCTCTTTCCGAGGAACATCAACTTGTTTTGGCAAGATGAG ATTCAAAAAATGAAGGCGTATATTAGTGACCCAGAAGATCTTAAGCTGGATCCTTCCTATCAAGAGACCTGGGATGAAATGATAATCAAT TTTCTGGCAGAATCTTTGGATGTGATTCACGACAATGATTGGATGCTTTCTCTGGGAAATGCTTTTACCAAGCAATATGCACTTTATACGCCTGATGATGAACATTCAGCAGTCCTTCATCG ATGCCTGGGTATGCTTCTTCAGAAAGTTAATGACAGGGCTTATGTTCGTGGGAAGATTGACTGGATGTACAAGCAAGCTAATATTGCTATTCCAATAAACAGGCTTGGATTAGCAAAATCCATGGGATTG GTTGCAGCATCCCACCTGGACACAGTGTTGGATAAGCTGAAAGACATTCTAGATAACGTTGGTCAAAGCATATTTCAAAG GTTCTTAGCATTCTTCTCCGAAAGTTACAGGACAGAAGAATCTGATGATGTACATGCTGCTTTGGCTCTTATGTATGGATATGCTGCTAGATATGCTCCATCAGTGGTTATTGAGGCTAGAATAGATGCACTAGTT GGGACTAACATGCTTTCACGTCTTCTTCATGTACGTCACCCTAAAGCAAAGCAGGCTGTTATTACAGCTATCGATTTACTAG GTCGTGCTGTCGCTAAAGCTGCTGAAAATGGTGCTCCATTCCCACTGAAAAGAAGAGACATGTTGCTTGACTATATCTTAACCTTAATGGGCCGAGAAGAAACTGATGGTTTTGCTGATTCCAGTCTTGAACTTCTGCGCACCCAG GCTCTTGCTTTGAATGCCTGTACCACCTTGGTTTCTGTGGAGCCAAAGTTGACAATTGAAACAAGAAATCATGTTATGAAG GCAACCTTGGGGTTCTTTGCTTTGCCAAATGATCCAATAGACGTTGTCAATCCCCTTATCGATAACCTTATCACACTCCTATGTGCTATTCTCCTTACAAG TGGAGAAGATGGAAGGAGCCGAGCTGAGCAGCTATTGCACatattaaggaaaattgatcaatatGTTTCTTCATCTGTGGATTATCAAAGAAGAAGAGGTTGTCTTGCAGTTTATGAGATGCTTGACAAGTTCCGGGTGCTCTGCATTTGTGGCTATTGTCCATTAGGCTGTCATGGGGGTTGCACACATGGCAAGCAAATTGACCGTACACAGggaaaattttccaatttaccTT CGGCATTTGTATTGCCAAGTCGTGAAGCTCTGTCTTTGGGAGATAGAGTTATAACATATCTTCCACGCTGTGCTGACGCTGATTctgaaattagaaaaatttctGCTCAG ATTCTTGATCAGCTCTTCAACATCTCTCTCTCACTTCCAAAGCCACTAGGTTCTAGTGTTTATGGTGATATCGAGTTATGCTATGTTGCTTTATCCTCCCTTGAGGATGTTATAGCCATCTTGAGAAGT GATGCTTCAATTGATCCGTCTGAGGTTTTTAACAGAATTGTTGCTTCTGTCTGTACCCTTATGACAAAGGAGGAG CTTGTAGGCACATTGCATTGTTGCATGCCAGCTATTTGTGACAGAATCAAGCAGTCAGCTGAAGGGGCTATCCTAGCTGTTATTGAATTTGTAGCAAAGAGAGGGTCTGAGCTCAGTGAATCTGATGTTTCAAG GACCGCTCAATCTTTGCTCTCAGCTGCAGGGCATGTTACTGAGAAGCAATTACGTTTAGAAGTTCTTGGAGCT ATATCCTCTTTATCTGAGAATACAAATgcaaaaattgtttttaatgaaGTATTGGCTGCTGCTGGAAGGGATATTGTCACAAAAGATATATCTAGGCTACGTGGTGGCTGGCCAATGCAAGATGCATTCCAT GCATTTTCTCAACATACAGTGCTGtcagttttatttttagagCACCTGATCTCTGTCCTTAATCAGACTCGTGTCACTAAAAGTAGTGATCCaggaaaaggagaaaattcTAGTCTTGTTTCTGAAACTCAATTGGAGGATGAAATTCTGCAAGCTGCTATTTTTGCTCTTACTTCCTTCTTTAG AGGTGGAGGTAAAGTTGGAAAGCGAGCTGTTGAACATAGTTACTCTTCAGTTCTTGCTGCACTTGTACTGCAACTTGGCAGTTGTCATGGTCTAGCCACCTCTGGTCGACATGAACCACTACG TGCACTTTTAACTGCATTTAAGGCATTTTGTGAATGTGTTGGAGATCTTGAAATGGGCAAG ATTTTGGCTAGAGACAGTGAGCATAATGAAAAGTGGATTAATCTTATTGGAGATTTAGCTGATTGCATTTCCATGAAGAGACCAAAAGAG GTTCAGAATATATGCAAGATTTTCTCGAAATCGTTGAACCTTCAAGAAAACTTTCAACGGGAAGCTGCAGCTGCTGCAGTATCAGAGTTTATTCAGTACGG TAGCGGGTTTTGCTCCCTATTGGAAGAGATGGTAGAAGTGTTGTGCCGACATGTCTCAGATGAATCTCCAACAGTTAGATGCCTTTGTCTAAGAGGATTAGTGAAG ATACCATCTGCTCATATCGACCAGTATACAACTCAAGTTTTGGGTGTAATATTAGCATTGCTTGATGATTTGGATGAATCAGTGCAATTAACTGCAGTTTCATGCTTACTGATG attcTTGAATCATCACCCAATGATGCTGTTGAACCCATTTTGCTTAAGTTGTCTGTTCGGCTTCGCAATCTACAG ATATCCATGAATGCAAAAATGCGAGCTGATGCCTTTGCAGCCTTTGGAGCACTTAGCAACTACGGAATTCAGGCACATAAAGATGCTTTTTTGGAGCAG ATACATGCTACACTTTCACGCTTGATCCTACACCTACATGATGATGAGCTTTCTGTTAGACTCACTTGCCGT aatACCCTCAAGCGGTTTGCCCCTTTAATGGAGATAGAAGGGTTGCTggttttattcaattcacatattgtTAACTCCGACCATCG AAGTGATTATGAGGACTTTGTAAGAGATTTTACTAAGCAGTTTCTGCAACATCTTCCGTCTAGAGTTGATACTTACATGGTGTCAACCATACAG GCTTTCGATGCACCTTGGCCGATAATCCAAGCAAATGCCATATATGTTTCCAGCAGCATACTTTCTCTTTCAGATGATCGGCACATTTTAACTCTTTACTATTCACAG GTGTTCGGAATGTTGGTCAGCAAGATGAGTCGTTCAACGGACGCTATCGTTAGAGCTACAAGCTCTTCAGCCTTCGGTTTATTACTTAAATCAACTAATTCAGTCCCTTGGAAAGCAGCCCGACTTGAACGATTGGACGTCACTACAAAGGGTCAACCGGACTTGA
- the LOC105761794 gene encoding protein SHOOT GRAVITROPISM 6 isoform X1 translates to MASSSSLGSSIPAPEAVQVLVSSLADESPIVREASMASLKDISPLNPLLVLDCCSAISRGGRRRFGNMAGVFQVMAFGVRALDKNDIDASYIAKLAKIVTAEIISSKELNSDWQRAAASLLVSIGSHLPDLMMEEIFLHLSGPSSGLPAMVQILADFASADALQFTPRLKGVLSRVLPIIGNGRDAHRPIFANAFKCWCQAVWQYNIDFPSESPIDGDVMSFLNSAFELLLRVWAASRDLKVRVSSVEALGQMVGLITRSHLKAALPRLVPTILELYRKDQDIELIATYSLYNLLNASLLPETGPPLLDFEELAVILSTLLPVICMNSDSKEYSKFSVALKTYNEVQRCFLSVGSVYPEDLFSFLLNKCRLKEEPLTFGALCVLKHLLPRSSEAWHNKRHLLVDTVKLLLDEQNLDIRKALSELIVVMASHCYLVGPSAELFIEYLVCHCALPEHGKIDLESSQLLFPQVKTRSTCPKELRAICEKGLLLVTITIPEMEHILWPFLLKMIIPRAYTGAIAIVCRCIAELCRHRSSYNNNIVGDYKARDDIPSPEELLARLVVLLHNPLAREQHATQILKVLSYLAPLFPRNINLFWQDEIQKMKAYISDPEDLKLDPSYQETWDEMIINFLAESLDVIHDNDWMLSLGNAFTKQYALYTPDDEHSAVLHRCLGMLLQKVNDRAYVRGKIDWMYKQANIAIPINRLGLAKSMGLSFFQVAASHLDTVLDKLKDILDNVGQSIFQRFLAFFSESYRTEESDDVHAALALMYGYAARYAPSVVIEARIDALVGTNMLSRLLHVRHPKAKQAVITAIDLLGRAVAKAAENGAPFPLKRRDMLLDYILTLMGREETDGFADSSLELLRTQALALNACTTLVSVEPKLTIETRNHVMKATLGFFALPNDPIDVVNPLIDNLITLLCAILLTSGEDGRSRAEQLLHILRKIDQYVSSSVDYQRRRGCLAVYEMLDKFRVLCICGYCPLGCHGGCTHGKQIDRTQGKFSNLPSAFVLPSREALSLGDRVITYLPRCADADSEIRKISAQILDQLFNISLSLPKPLGSSVYGDIELCYVALSSLEDVIAILRSDASIDPSEVFNRIVASVCTLMTKEELVGTLHCCMPAICDRIKQSAEGAILAVIEFVAKRGSELSESDVSRTAQSLLSAAGHVTEKQLRLEVLGAISSLSENTNAKIVFNEVLAAAGRDIVTKDISRLRGGWPMQDAFHAFSQHTVLSVLFLEHLISVLNQTRVTKSSDPGKGENSSLVSETQLEDEILQAAIFALTSFFRGGGKVGKRAVEHSYSSVLAALVLQLGSCHGLATSGRHEPLRALLTAFKAFCECVGDLEMGKILARDSEHNEKWINLIGDLADCISMKRPKEVQNICKIFSKSLNLQENFQREAAAAAVSEFIQYGSGFCSLLEEMVEVLCRHVSDESPTVRCLCLRGLVKIPSAHIDQYTTQVLGVILALLDDLDESVQLTAVSCLLMILESSPNDAVEPILLKLSVRLRNLQISMNAKMRADAFAAFGALSNYGIQAHKDAFLEQIHATLSRLILHLHDDELSVRLTCRNTLKRFAPLMEIEGLLVLFNSHIVNSDHRSDYEDFVRDFTKQFLQHLPSRVDTYMVSTIQAFDAPWPIIQANAIYVSSSILSLSDDRHILTLYYSQVFGMLVSKMSRSTDAIVRATSSSAFGLLLKSTNSVPWKAARLERLDVTTKGQPDLNEQTLPERVTILTPQDNKDSTST, encoded by the exons ATGGCTTCTTCGAGCTCCCTCGGGAGCTCAATTCCCGCTCCAG AGGCCGTTCAAGTTCTCGTTTCTTCGTTAGCGGATGAATCGCCTATCGTCAGGGAAGCATCCATGGCTTCGCTTAAAGACATTTCTCCACt GAATCCTCTCCTCGTCCTCGACTGTTGTTCCGCCATTTCTCGAGGTGGCCGTCGG AGATTTGGTAATATGGCTGGAGTTTTCCAAGTAATGGCATTTGGAGTTCGTGCTTTAGATAAAAATGACATTGATGCTTCTTATATTGCCAAGCTTGCTAAAATTGTCACTGCTGAGATCATCTCTTCCAAG GAACTCAATTCAGATTGGCAAAGGGCAGCAGCAAGTCTACTTGTTTCTATTGGCTCACATCTGCCTGACCTT ATGATGGAAGAAATATTTCTTCATTTGTCTGGACCAAGCTCAGGTTTGCCAGCTATGGTTCAAATACTTGCTGATTTCGCTTCTGCTGATG CTTTGCAGTTCACTCCACGTTTGAAAGGTGTCCTTTCGCGAGTTCTACCTATTATCGGAAATGGAAGAGATGCCCACAGGCCAATATTTGCAAATG CTTTCAAGTGCTGGTGTCAAGCTGTATGGCAATATAACATTGATTTCCCTTCAGAATCCCCCATTGATGGTGATGTCAT GTCATTTCTAAATTCTGCTTTTGAACTTTTATTGAGAGTTTGGGCTGCTTCACGGGATCTTAAG gTTCGGGTATCTTCTGTGGAAGCATTAGGTCAGATGGTTGGCCTTATCACCCGCTCACATTTAAAGGCAGCTTTACCAAGACTTGTCCCTACCATATTGGAGTT GTATAGAAAGGATCAAGATATTGAACTTATTGCAACCTATAGTCTTTATAATCTCCTGAATGCTTCCTTACTTCCAGAAACAGGCCCTCCTTTGCTAGATTTTGAG GAGCTCGCAGTTATATTATCCACTCTCCTCCCTGTCATTTGCATGAATAGTGACAGCAAAGAGTATTCAAAATTTTCTGTGGCTCTGAAG ACATACAATGAAGTACAGCGTTGCTTTTTGTCAGTTGGCTCCGTATACCCTGaggatttattttcttttcttctgaaT AAATGTAGATTAAAGGAGGAGCCTTTAACTTTTGGCGCCCTCTGTGTTTTGAAGCATCTTTTGCCCAG GTCATCTGAAGCTTGGCACAATAAAAGGCATTTGCTAGTGGATACTGTAAAGTTGTTGCTGGATGAGCAAAATTTAGATATCCGAAAGGCTCTCTCTGAG TTGATTGTGGTGATGGCTTCACATTGTTACCTGGTTGGGCCGTCCGCAGAGTTGTTTATCGAGTATCTTGTATGCCATTGTGCTTTACCAGAACACGGAAAAATTGATCTTGAAAGCTCCCAG TTATTGTTTCCCCAGGTGAAGACAAGATCAACTTGTCCAAAAGAATTAAGAGCAATATGTGAAAAAGGTCTTCTTCTTGTAACTATCACAATTCCTGAAATGGAG CACATTCTTTGGCCATTTCTGTTGAAGATGATCATTCCTCGGGCTTACACTGGTGCAATTGCCATA GTATGCAGATGCATTGCAGAATTATGCAGACATAGATCTTCTTATAACAATAATATAGTTGGTGATTATAAAGCTCGTGATGATATTCCAAGTCCAGAG GAGCTGCTTGCACGCTTGGTTGTTCTTTTGCACAACCCTTTGGCAAGGGAGCAGCATGCAACTCAGATTTTGAAA GTCCTCTCTTATTTGGCACCTCTCTTTCCGAGGAACATCAACTTGTTTTGGCAAGATGAG ATTCAAAAAATGAAGGCGTATATTAGTGACCCAGAAGATCTTAAGCTGGATCCTTCCTATCAAGAGACCTGGGATGAAATGATAATCAAT TTTCTGGCAGAATCTTTGGATGTGATTCACGACAATGATTGGATGCTTTCTCTGGGAAATGCTTTTACCAAGCAATATGCACTTTATACGCCTGATGATGAACATTCAGCAGTCCTTCATCG ATGCCTGGGTATGCTTCTTCAGAAAGTTAATGACAGGGCTTATGTTCGTGGGAAGATTGACTGGATGTACAAGCAAGCTAATATTGCTATTCCAATAAACAGGCTTGGATTAGCAAAATCCATGGGATTG TCATTCTTTCAGGTTGCAGCATCCCACCTGGACACAGTGTTGGATAAGCTGAAAGACATTCTAGATAACGTTGGTCAAAGCATATTTCAAAG GTTCTTAGCATTCTTCTCCGAAAGTTACAGGACAGAAGAATCTGATGATGTACATGCTGCTTTGGCTCTTATGTATGGATATGCTGCTAGATATGCTCCATCAGTGGTTATTGAGGCTAGAATAGATGCACTAGTT GGGACTAACATGCTTTCACGTCTTCTTCATGTACGTCACCCTAAAGCAAAGCAGGCTGTTATTACAGCTATCGATTTACTAG GTCGTGCTGTCGCTAAAGCTGCTGAAAATGGTGCTCCATTCCCACTGAAAAGAAGAGACATGTTGCTTGACTATATCTTAACCTTAATGGGCCGAGAAGAAACTGATGGTTTTGCTGATTCCAGTCTTGAACTTCTGCGCACCCAG GCTCTTGCTTTGAATGCCTGTACCACCTTGGTTTCTGTGGAGCCAAAGTTGACAATTGAAACAAGAAATCATGTTATGAAG GCAACCTTGGGGTTCTTTGCTTTGCCAAATGATCCAATAGACGTTGTCAATCCCCTTATCGATAACCTTATCACACTCCTATGTGCTATTCTCCTTACAAG TGGAGAAGATGGAAGGAGCCGAGCTGAGCAGCTATTGCACatattaaggaaaattgatcaatatGTTTCTTCATCTGTGGATTATCAAAGAAGAAGAGGTTGTCTTGCAGTTTATGAGATGCTTGACAAGTTCCGGGTGCTCTGCATTTGTGGCTATTGTCCATTAGGCTGTCATGGGGGTTGCACACATGGCAAGCAAATTGACCGTACACAGggaaaattttccaatttaccTT CGGCATTTGTATTGCCAAGTCGTGAAGCTCTGTCTTTGGGAGATAGAGTTATAACATATCTTCCACGCTGTGCTGACGCTGATTctgaaattagaaaaatttctGCTCAG ATTCTTGATCAGCTCTTCAACATCTCTCTCTCACTTCCAAAGCCACTAGGTTCTAGTGTTTATGGTGATATCGAGTTATGCTATGTTGCTTTATCCTCCCTTGAGGATGTTATAGCCATCTTGAGAAGT GATGCTTCAATTGATCCGTCTGAGGTTTTTAACAGAATTGTTGCTTCTGTCTGTACCCTTATGACAAAGGAGGAG CTTGTAGGCACATTGCATTGTTGCATGCCAGCTATTTGTGACAGAATCAAGCAGTCAGCTGAAGGGGCTATCCTAGCTGTTATTGAATTTGTAGCAAAGAGAGGGTCTGAGCTCAGTGAATCTGATGTTTCAAG GACCGCTCAATCTTTGCTCTCAGCTGCAGGGCATGTTACTGAGAAGCAATTACGTTTAGAAGTTCTTGGAGCT ATATCCTCTTTATCTGAGAATACAAATgcaaaaattgtttttaatgaaGTATTGGCTGCTGCTGGAAGGGATATTGTCACAAAAGATATATCTAGGCTACGTGGTGGCTGGCCAATGCAAGATGCATTCCAT GCATTTTCTCAACATACAGTGCTGtcagttttatttttagagCACCTGATCTCTGTCCTTAATCAGACTCGTGTCACTAAAAGTAGTGATCCaggaaaaggagaaaattcTAGTCTTGTTTCTGAAACTCAATTGGAGGATGAAATTCTGCAAGCTGCTATTTTTGCTCTTACTTCCTTCTTTAG AGGTGGAGGTAAAGTTGGAAAGCGAGCTGTTGAACATAGTTACTCTTCAGTTCTTGCTGCACTTGTACTGCAACTTGGCAGTTGTCATGGTCTAGCCACCTCTGGTCGACATGAACCACTACG TGCACTTTTAACTGCATTTAAGGCATTTTGTGAATGTGTTGGAGATCTTGAAATGGGCAAG ATTTTGGCTAGAGACAGTGAGCATAATGAAAAGTGGATTAATCTTATTGGAGATTTAGCTGATTGCATTTCCATGAAGAGACCAAAAGAG GTTCAGAATATATGCAAGATTTTCTCGAAATCGTTGAACCTTCAAGAAAACTTTCAACGGGAAGCTGCAGCTGCTGCAGTATCAGAGTTTATTCAGTACGG TAGCGGGTTTTGCTCCCTATTGGAAGAGATGGTAGAAGTGTTGTGCCGACATGTCTCAGATGAATCTCCAACAGTTAGATGCCTTTGTCTAAGAGGATTAGTGAAG ATACCATCTGCTCATATCGACCAGTATACAACTCAAGTTTTGGGTGTAATATTAGCATTGCTTGATGATTTGGATGAATCAGTGCAATTAACTGCAGTTTCATGCTTACTGATG attcTTGAATCATCACCCAATGATGCTGTTGAACCCATTTTGCTTAAGTTGTCTGTTCGGCTTCGCAATCTACAG ATATCCATGAATGCAAAAATGCGAGCTGATGCCTTTGCAGCCTTTGGAGCACTTAGCAACTACGGAATTCAGGCACATAAAGATGCTTTTTTGGAGCAG ATACATGCTACACTTTCACGCTTGATCCTACACCTACATGATGATGAGCTTTCTGTTAGACTCACTTGCCGT aatACCCTCAAGCGGTTTGCCCCTTTAATGGAGATAGAAGGGTTGCTggttttattcaattcacatattgtTAACTCCGACCATCG AAGTGATTATGAGGACTTTGTAAGAGATTTTACTAAGCAGTTTCTGCAACATCTTCCGTCTAGAGTTGATACTTACATGGTGTCAACCATACAG GCTTTCGATGCACCTTGGCCGATAATCCAAGCAAATGCCATATATGTTTCCAGCAGCATACTTTCTCTTTCAGATGATCGGCACATTTTAACTCTTTACTATTCACAG GTGTTCGGAATGTTGGTCAGCAAGATGAGTCGTTCAACGGACGCTATCGTTAGAGCTACAAGCTCTTCAGCCTTCGGTTTATTACTTAAATCAACTAATTCAGTCCCTTGGAAAGCAGCCCGACTTGAACGATTGGACGTCACTACAAAGGGTCAACCGGACTTGA